The Tolypothrix sp. PCC 7712 region AACTATATCTTTTTCTTAAAAAATTTAGGCTTTAATCGCATCAGCTTTGGCATTCAAGACTTTAACACACAAGTCCAAGAAGCTATTAACCGTGTCCAACCAGAAAAGATGCTGTTTGATGTTATGGAATGGATTCGGGATGCTGGATTTGAGAGCGTTAACGTTGATTTAATTTATGGCTTACCTTATCAAAGCCTTGCTACCTTTAAAAACACCATTGAAAAAACTCTAAAACTCGATCCAGATAGAGTTGCAGTTTTTAACTTTGCTTATGTACCTTGGATGAAGCCTATACAAAGAAAAATTCCCCAGTCGGAATTACCTCAGGCTTCAGAAAAATTAGAAATTCTGAAGATGACTATTGAAGAACTAACCGGGAATGGTTATTGGTTCATTGGTATGGATCACTTTGCTAAACCCAATGATGAACTCACCATTGCTCAACAACAAGGTCAACTGCATAGAAACTTCCAAGGCTATACCACAAAACCAGAATCCGATTTATTTGGCTTTGGCATTACTTCAATTAGTATGCTGCATGATGTTTACGTGCAAAATATTAAGCAGCTAAAAAGTTACTATCAAGCAATTGATACAGGCTTAATGCCAATTGAGAAAGGAGTCAGTCTCAACCGAGATGATATTCTCCGCCGAACTGTAATTATGGAACTTATGTGTCAGTTCCAATTGTCAATTAATGACGTTGAAGAAAAATATCATATAGCTTTTGATACGGATTTTAATGAATATTTTGCTAGAGAATTATCTGAGTTGCGATTGCTAGAAGCTGATGGACTGATTCGGATGATACCTAATGGGATTGAGGTAACACCGAGCGGTAGATTACTTATCCGCAACATTGCCTCAGTCTTCGATGCTCATACCAAAAAGCGAAAAAATGCAGCTTTTTCTAAAGCAATTTAATTTGAAGGATGAAGTATGAAAAATGAAGTAAATAAATTCATCTTTCATACTTTACACTTCATCCTTTCTCACCCTCTTCAAGCAGCAGGAAGAAAACTATGCGTATCATGATGATTCAGCCCAACTATCATTCTGGTGGTGCGGAAATTGCTGGTAATTGGCCACCGAGTTGGGTTCCCTATGTTGGTGGAGCATTAAAACAAGCTGGCTTTACCGATATCCGCTTTGTTGATGCGATGACAGACTACATTCCTGATGATGTTTTAGCAGAAATTATCGCTAAATATCAACCGGATGTGGTGTTAGCAACGGCAATTACGCCGATGATTTACCAATCGCAAATCACCCTAAAAATTGTTAAAGAAGTTTGCCCTAATGCAAAAACAATTATGGGCGGGGTTCACCCTACCTATATGTATACTGAAGTTCTCGGTGAAGCACCTTGGGTAGATTATATTATCCGTGGTGAAGGTGAAGAGATTACAGTTAATTTACTGCGCGCGATCGCCAATGGTACAGATGTGAGCGATCGCCGTAATATTTTAGGTATAGCTTTTTTAGAAGATGGTCAAGTAGTTGCGACACCAGCGCATCCGCCAATTGCTGATTTAGATACTCTGACTCCCGATTGGGATCTTTTAGATTGGGAGAAATATATTTACACTCCTCTCAACGTGCGGGTAGCTGTACCCAACTATGCGAGAGGATGTCCATTTACCTGTCGTTTTTGCTCCCAGTGGAAATTCTGGCGCAAATACCGTTCCGGTTCTGCCAAGCGCTTTGTTGATGAAATTGAAATCTTGGTGAAAAAGCACAAGGTAGGCTTTTTCATTCTGGCGGACGAAGAACCGACAATCAACAAACCCAAATTTATTGCGCTATGTAACGAATTAATCGAGCGTAATTTGGGCGTGTATTGGGGAATTAATACCCGAGTCACAGATATTTTACGCGACGAAAATGAATTACCTTTATATCGCAAAGCTGGACTAGTTCACGTTTCTTTAGGAACAGAAGCAGCAGCACAGTTAAAGTTGAATTTGTTCCGCAAAGAAACGACAATTGAACAAAATAAGCGGGCAATCCAACTGTTAAAACAAAATGGTATGGTTGCCGAAGCGCAATTCATTATGGGTTTAGAGAACGAAACCCCAGAGACAATCGAACAAACCTATCACATGGCGCTGGATTGGAAACCAGACATGGTGAACTGGAATATGTTTACCCCTTGGCCATTTTCCGAATTATTCCAAGAATTAGGCGATCGCGTCGAAGTGCGAGATTATTCGCAATACAACTTTGTTACGCCCATCATGAAGCCAAACGCAATGGAACGCGAAGAGGTTCTCAAAGGCGTGTTGCGGAACTATGCTCGGTTCTATATGCGTAAAACGATAGAGTATTGGTTTGTGAAAGATCCCTTTAAGCGGAAATATCTCTTAGGCTGCTTAAAGGCTTTTGCTCAAACTACTCTCAACAAACGCTTCTACAACCTGAAGCGGGTGAAATATAAAGGACTACATACAGAAATCGAATTAGGTTTTGATGAGTCCAAAATTCTCACTCCTGAACAAATTGCTGAACGTAAGCAACAACATCCCGAATTAAAAGCAGATGTCGATTTCACCGGCAATATTTCCGCTTGTGGCGCACCTAACGACATTGAGGTTTCCGCTTGTGGCGCACCTAATGATCTTCCGGAATATCAAGATGAAGAACAAGATGTGCCCAGCATGAAAATTTAAAACCTCTAGGCGATCGCTCAACAGCTATTTAGCTAATCACAACAAGAGCGATCGTCTACTCTTTTGTCCATAGATCAATAAAATATTTATACAGCGTAGTAGAAGCCTGTGTTTAAGTAGAGCAGTGCAATTAAATATAATTGGTCTACCCCTTTGGTTAAGCTAGCTAATTGTAGCGTTTCCGACAAGATAACGCTGTAATTTGCCATTGCTAGGGGTTTCAAGATTATTTATATTTCGTAACATAGTTTGCTGCAATTACCGATTTACTTACACTAAAAATTGCCAGGTTTTATAGTTCTGATAAAACT contains the following coding sequences:
- the hemN gene encoding oxygen-independent coproporphyrinogen III oxidase — translated: MKLATQTVQFNSELLRKYDQALPRYTSYPPATELQENFGELDLRSGIAVGNYKNTPLSLYFHIPFCETACYFCGCNTIITQKKEIVEPYLNYVVRNLEQFSGVISSKRKVHQLHFGGGTPNYLTMQQMDFLWNKINRQFRLDEQAEFSIEINPRYVDKNYIFFLKNLGFNRISFGIQDFNTQVQEAINRVQPEKMLFDVMEWIRDAGFESVNVDLIYGLPYQSLATFKNTIEKTLKLDPDRVAVFNFAYVPWMKPIQRKIPQSELPQASEKLEILKMTIEELTGNGYWFIGMDHFAKPNDELTIAQQQGQLHRNFQGYTTKPESDLFGFGITSISMLHDVYVQNIKQLKSYYQAIDTGLMPIEKGVSLNRDDILRRTVIMELMCQFQLSINDVEEKYHIAFDTDFNEYFARELSELRLLEADGLIRMIPNGIEVTPSGRLLIRNIASVFDAHTKKRKNAAFSKAI
- the bchE gene encoding magnesium-protoporphyrin IX monomethyl ester anaerobic oxidative cyclase, translated to MRIMMIQPNYHSGGAEIAGNWPPSWVPYVGGALKQAGFTDIRFVDAMTDYIPDDVLAEIIAKYQPDVVLATAITPMIYQSQITLKIVKEVCPNAKTIMGGVHPTYMYTEVLGEAPWVDYIIRGEGEEITVNLLRAIANGTDVSDRRNILGIAFLEDGQVVATPAHPPIADLDTLTPDWDLLDWEKYIYTPLNVRVAVPNYARGCPFTCRFCSQWKFWRKYRSGSAKRFVDEIEILVKKHKVGFFILADEEPTINKPKFIALCNELIERNLGVYWGINTRVTDILRDENELPLYRKAGLVHVSLGTEAAAQLKLNLFRKETTIEQNKRAIQLLKQNGMVAEAQFIMGLENETPETIEQTYHMALDWKPDMVNWNMFTPWPFSELFQELGDRVEVRDYSQYNFVTPIMKPNAMEREEVLKGVLRNYARFYMRKTIEYWFVKDPFKRKYLLGCLKAFAQTTLNKRFYNLKRVKYKGLHTEIELGFDESKILTPEQIAERKQQHPELKADVDFTGNISACGAPNDIEVSACGAPNDLPEYQDEEQDVPSMKI